A DNA window from Halanaerobium saccharolyticum subsp. saccharolyticum DSM 6643 contains the following coding sequences:
- a CDS encoding oxidoreductase yields MKEKNKFKFKSLKELEKKIEELDLDIPIIQNLDFLKEEIKLGSRIIPNRLAVHPMEGTDANMDGSPGELTLRRYRRFAAGGAGLIWLEAVAASEDGRANEKQLLITESNLDSFRKLAVMMREEAKNKFGAEHNPYLAVQLNHSGRYGVNNHILFHHELSDKSAGVSPDQEVMTDAELEQVEDNFLRASKLVKEAGFDAVDIKACHRYLFSEALAAHKRKGIYGGSYENRTRLLKNTIKKVKANVEIDIVVRLNVYDDIAYPYGWGTDESGNMDLSEPKRLIRELEDLGVKIINITASTPYLKPYINRPYDNSSGLGMETDEPPIVGVERLIKLTKFVSETVDKCLVIGTGFSWLRKYAAYAAAGVVEKSWADMIGFGRLALAYPDFAQAIIENNCLDKKKVCVSCSKCAYLKAYNKASGCVVRDSKIYVPFLKEINN; encoded by the coding sequence ATGAAAGAAAAGAATAAATTTAAATTTAAATCATTAAAAGAATTAGAAAAGAAGATAGAAGAATTGGACTTAGATATTCCAATTATTCAAAATCTAGATTTTTTAAAAGAGGAAATTAAGCTTGGAAGTCGAATAATTCCTAACAGGTTAGCTGTTCATCCGATGGAAGGAACAGATGCTAATATGGATGGAAGCCCTGGAGAGTTAACTTTAAGAAGATATAGAAGATTTGCTGCTGGTGGAGCTGGTTTAATTTGGCTTGAAGCTGTAGCTGCAAGTGAAGATGGAAGAGCAAATGAAAAACAGCTGTTAATTACTGAAAGCAATCTGGACTCTTTTAGAAAACTAGCGGTGATGATGAGAGAAGAAGCCAAAAATAAATTTGGAGCTGAACACAATCCATATTTGGCAGTCCAGCTAAATCATTCGGGAAGATATGGAGTCAATAATCATATTTTATTTCACCACGAATTAAGTGATAAATCGGCAGGTGTTTCTCCTGATCAAGAAGTAATGACCGATGCAGAATTAGAGCAGGTAGAAGATAATTTTTTAAGAGCTTCCAAATTGGTAAAAGAAGCTGGTTTTGATGCAGTAGATATTAAAGCCTGTCACAGATATCTATTTTCAGAAGCTTTAGCAGCTCATAAAAGAAAAGGAATTTATGGAGGAAGCTATGAAAACAGAACAAGACTTTTGAAAAATACTATTAAAAAAGTTAAAGCAAATGTTGAGATAGATATAGTTGTCAGGTTAAATGTCTATGATGATATTGCTTATCCATATGGCTGGGGAACTGATGAATCAGGAAATATGGATTTAAGTGAACCAAAAAGATTAATAAGAGAACTCGAAGATTTGGGCGTTAAAATTATTAATATAACTGCAAGCACCCCATATTTAAAGCCATACATAAATAGACCATATGATAATTCAAGTGGACTGGGAATGGAAACTGATGAACCACCAATTGTTGGAGTAGAGAGATTAATCAAATTAACAAAGTTTGTATCAGAAACAGTTGATAAATGCCTGGTGATCGGTACTGGTTTCAGTTGGCTAAGAAAATATGCTGCTTATGCTGCAGCTGGAGTTGTCGAAAAATCCTGGGCTGATATGATCGGTTTTGGAAGATTGGCCTTAGCTTATCCTGATTTTGCTCAAGCAATTATTGAAAATAACTGCTTGGACAAGAAAAAAGTTTGCGTAAGCTGCAGTAAATGTGCTTATTTAAAAGCCTATAATAAAGCAAGTGGCTGTGTTGTTAGAGATTCTAAAATATATGTACCTTTTTTAAAAGAAATAAATAATTAA
- a CDS encoding 3-ketoacyl-ACP reductase, giving the protein MIKEKVAVVTGAARGIGHGIAKKLADDGCAIAIFDILNFDDVKDNIDAIKEKNIPVLYFQGDLTNNQDRNQFVTKIMEEYGRIDFLINNAGVAPKSRKDILETTEESYDFVMDINLKGTFFFTQKIANIMIEEKENSDLNIEAKIVNIASTSSYTSSPNRGEYCISKAGISMITKLYADRLAEYGINVYEVRPGIIYTDMTSVVKDKYDKLIEEGITPIKRWGHPEDIAKAVSVFCSGMLDFSTAEVINVDGGFHLRRL; this is encoded by the coding sequence ATGATTAAAGAAAAAGTTGCAGTGGTAACAGGAGCTGCTAGAGGAATTGGACATGGGATTGCCAAAAAATTAGCCGATGATGGTTGTGCAATAGCAATTTTTGATATTTTAAATTTTGATGATGTTAAAGATAACATAGATGCGATAAAAGAAAAAAACATACCTGTATTATATTTTCAGGGTGATCTAACAAATAATCAAGATAGAAATCAATTTGTCACTAAAATCATGGAAGAATATGGGCGTATTGATTTTTTGATTAACAATGCAGGAGTAGCTCCAAAATCTAGAAAAGATATATTAGAAACAACTGAAGAAAGTTATGATTTTGTTATGGACATTAATTTGAAAGGAACTTTTTTCTTTACTCAAAAAATTGCAAATATAATGATAGAAGAAAAAGAAAATAGTGATTTAAATATTGAAGCTAAAATTGTAAACATTGCTTCAACATCTTCTTATACTTCATCTCCAAATAGAGGGGAATACTGTATATCAAAAGCAGGAATAAGCATGATCACAAAATTATACGCTGACAGACTGGCGGAATATGGAATTAATGTTTATGAAGTTAGACCTGGTATTATTTATACAGATATGACAAGTGTAGTTAAAGATAAATATGATAAATTAATTGAGGAAGGAATAACACCTATTAAGCGCTGGGGTCATCCAGAAGATATTGCAAAAGCAGTATCTGTCTTCTGTTCAGGTATGTTAGATTTTTCAACAGCAGAAGTTATTAATGTTGATGGTGGCTTCCATTTGAGGAGGTTATAA
- a CDS encoding FAD-dependent oxidoreductase has translation MQSLQTKIKDLDLEVYNLNTVVVGSGAAGFNAADRLHNYGQKDIALVTEGINQGTSRNTGSDKQTYYKLTLAGKEDDSVLEMAKTFYAGGSMDGDIALIEAALSAQSFYHLVDIGVPFPHNRYGEYVGYKTDHDPRQRATSAGPLTSKLMTENLEKEVKNKNIKIFDGYQVISVLTDENNEKAIGLLALNLNNLEDKNKRYTLFNCKNIVYATGGPAGMYATSVYPGSQTGATGIALEAGAMGKNLTESQYGIASIKFRWNLSGTYQQVLPRYVSTDQYGNDEREFLEEYFEDPGKMLDAIFLKGYQWPFDPKKVDDYASSIIDILVYNETVIKGRRVWLDFMENPSWGSMQDGELDFSILGEESYQYLENSNSLFGNPIQRLAKMNQPAIDLYKDNGIDITKEYLEIAVCAQHNNGGLDGDLWWESNLKNFFPVGEVNGSHGVYRPGGSALNSGQVGSTRAAQYIAANYQDGPLKLDKFLELAKAEIEKKIAMGEKFINNINESSTIIDIRTQIGERMTKNGAHIRSIEAAEKGIKESKKDLDNLLEESKLKSIKELPLAFQNYDMLITQYVYLSAINDYIKKGGISRGSYLIYDSDGELPIEALPEKFRFKAENDQLRDKIQRTFYNGNSCEFSWKEVKEIPEDDNWFENVWNKYMKHEIVK, from the coding sequence TTGCAATCTTTACAGACAAAAATAAAAGATTTAGATCTAGAAGTATATAATCTTAATACAGTAGTAGTAGGTTCTGGAGCTGCAGGTTTTAATGCAGCTGATAGGTTACATAATTATGGTCAAAAAGATATTGCCTTAGTTACTGAAGGTATAAATCAAGGGACTTCCAGGAACACTGGTTCTGATAAGCAGACATATTATAAATTAACTCTTGCAGGCAAAGAAGATGATTCGGTCTTAGAAATGGCAAAAACCTTTTATGCAGGAGGAAGTATGGATGGAGATATTGCTTTGATTGAAGCAGCTCTTTCCGCCCAAAGCTTTTATCATTTAGTAGATATTGGAGTTCCCTTTCCTCATAATAGATATGGTGAATATGTGGGTTATAAAACTGATCATGATCCTAGACAACGAGCAACTTCTGCCGGACCATTAACTTCAAAATTGATGACAGAAAATCTCGAAAAAGAAGTTAAAAATAAGAATATAAAAATATTTGATGGTTATCAGGTTATCTCAGTTTTGACTGATGAAAATAATGAAAAAGCAATTGGGCTTTTAGCTTTAAATTTAAATAATTTAGAAGATAAAAATAAAAGATATACTCTATTTAATTGTAAAAATATAGTTTATGCCACCGGTGGTCCAGCTGGTATGTATGCAACTTCTGTTTATCCGGGTAGTCAAACCGGGGCAACAGGTATAGCGCTGGAAGCAGGAGCAATGGGTAAAAATCTAACTGAATCACAGTATGGTATTGCTTCGATTAAGTTCAGGTGGAATTTATCTGGAACATATCAACAGGTACTGCCGAGATATGTTTCTACAGATCAATATGGAAATGATGAAAGAGAATTTTTAGAAGAATATTTTGAAGATCCAGGAAAAATGCTGGATGCTATTTTTCTAAAAGGTTATCAGTGGCCTTTTGATCCCAAAAAAGTTGATGATTATGCCTCTTCAATTATCGATATTTTAGTATATAACGAAACTGTTATTAAAGGAAGAAGAGTCTGGTTAGATTTTATGGAGAATCCAAGCTGGGGTTCAATGCAGGATGGAGAATTAGACTTTTCTATTTTAGGAGAAGAAAGCTATCAATATCTTGAGAATTCAAATTCCCTTTTTGGAAATCCTATTCAAAGACTTGCAAAAATGAATCAGCCTGCAATAGACTTATACAAAGATAATGGGATAGATATTACTAAAGAGTATTTGGAAATTGCGGTTTGTGCTCAGCATAATAATGGTGGTTTAGATGGAGATCTCTGGTGGGAAAGTAATCTTAAAAACTTTTTCCCGGTTGGCGAAGTTAATGGCAGCCATGGTGTGTATAGGCCTGGAGGTAGTGCTTTAAATTCTGGTCAGGTAGGAAGCACCAGGGCCGCACAGTATATTGCTGCAAATTATCAAGATGGACCATTAAAATTAGATAAATTTTTAGAGTTAGCTAAAGCTGAAATAGAAAAGAAAATAGCTATGGGAGAAAAATTTATTAATAACATAAATGAAAGTTCAACTATTATAGATATTAGAACTCAAATTGGTGAACGAATGACTAAAAATGGGGCTCACATTCGCTCTATAGAAGCTGCTGAAAAAGGAATTAAAGAAAGCAAAAAAGATTTAGATAATTTGTTAGAAGAAAGCAAATTAAAATCAATTAAAGAGCTTCCTTTAGCCTTTCAAAATTACGATATGTTAATAACTCAATATGTTTATCTTTCGGCAATAAATGATTATATAAAAAAAGGTGGAATAAGTAGAGGATCATATCTAATTTATGATAGTGATGGAGAACTACCAATTGAGGCTTTACCTGAAAAGTTTAGATTTAAGGCAGAAAATGATCAACTGCGTGATAAAATACAGAGAACTTTTTACAATGGAAATAGTTGTGAATTCAGCTGGAAAGAGGTAAAAGAAATTCCTGAAGATGATAACTGGTTTGAAAATGTTTGGAACAAATATATGAAGCATGAAATTGTAAAATAA
- a CDS encoding tripartite tricarboxylate transporter substrate binding protein produces MRKNLSKSLLVAALMLVLVLSVSGVSFAEYPERDVRVIIPWSVGGMTDVLTRPITNWLEDYYGESFVVENKPGGGGVVGSMLIENAKNDGYTIGTTSMSTVSAKYVSPMYPEMENVELVAQVITIPATVTVNADSPWQTIEEYIEYAKNNPKEIKNSNSGTGASAHIYAAVFEQEAGIELNHIPYPGYAEAITALVGGHVDSTNIPLPDVAPQVEAGNLRMLAIAADQRHPDFPDVPTLKEKGIDLSIGNYSGFVAPKGTPKERIAVLEDGIKKAMEDPEIENFLIEAGFQPIYKNAEEFQETVDAAEARLDYLVNDLGVEFIDD; encoded by the coding sequence ATGAGAAAAAATTTAAGCAAATCACTTTTAGTAGCAGCGCTTATGTTAGTTTTAGTACTTAGTGTTTCTGGAGTTTCATTTGCCGAATATCCTGAAAGAGACGTAAGAGTTATTATTCCCTGGTCCGTTGGTGGTATGACAGATGTTTTAACAAGACCAATTACTAACTGGCTAGAAGATTATTATGGTGAATCTTTTGTTGTGGAAAATAAGCCAGGTGGTGGTGGAGTAGTAGGTTCAATGTTAATTGAAAATGCCAAAAATGACGGTTATACAATAGGAACTACTTCTATGTCCACTGTTTCTGCTAAATATGTTTCACCTATGTATCCAGAAATGGAAAATGTAGAATTGGTAGCTCAGGTTATTACTATTCCTGCAACTGTTACAGTTAATGCTGATAGCCCATGGCAAACAATTGAAGAATATATAGAATATGCTAAAAACAATCCTAAAGAAATTAAAAACTCTAACTCAGGAACAGGAGCTAGTGCACATATTTATGCAGCAGTATTTGAGCAAGAAGCTGGTATTGAATTAAATCATATTCCTTATCCTGGTTATGCTGAAGCTATTACAGCATTAGTTGGTGGCCATGTTGACTCAACAAATATACCTTTACCAGATGTTGCACCCCAGGTTGAAGCTGGCAATTTAAGAATGCTTGCTATTGCAGCTGACCAGAGACACCCTGATTTTCCGGATGTACCTACTTTAAAAGAAAAAGGAATCGATCTTTCAATTGGTAACTACAGTGGTTTTGTAGCACCAAAAGGAACACCAAAAGAAAGAATTGCTGTTCTAGAAGATGGGATTAAAAAGGCAATGGAAGATCCAGAAATTGAAAACTTTTTAATTGAAGCTGGATTCCAGCCTATTTATAAAAACGCTGAAGAATTTCAAGAAACAGTTGACGCAGCTGAAGCACGTTTAGATTATTTAGTAAATGATCTTGGTGTAGAATTTATTGATGATTAA
- a CDS encoding universal stress protein, which produces MLKILVAIEGSESCSKVAQKAQELALLCKGDVTFLTIVSPDFKLVTSKEKLEKENKKLEMKKAETEEALKTCSMVYGQCELVLGEKGLKTKRVVKEGNYPAENIVEYADENDFDLLVIADKGSKKLKDKLLGSTTEKIVRHAKTSVLVVK; this is translated from the coding sequence ATGCTTAAAATATTAGTTGCAATTGAAGGATCGGAAAGTTGTTCGAAAGTTGCTCAAAAAGCTCAGGAACTGGCTCTTCTTTGTAAAGGGGATGTTACTTTTTTAACAATAGTTAGTCCTGATTTTAAGTTAGTAACATCAAAAGAGAAATTAGAAAAAGAAAATAAAAAATTAGAAATGAAAAAAGCTGAGACTGAAGAAGCTTTAAAAACCTGCAGTATGGTTTATGGGCAGTGTGAATTGGTTTTAGGTGAAAAAGGATTAAAGACTAAAAGAGTTGTTAAAGAAGGTAATTATCCAGCTGAAAACATTGTTGAATATGCTGATGAAAATGACTTTGATTTATTAGTTATAGCTGATAAGGGAAGTAAAAAATTAAAAGATAAATTATTGGGTAGTACAACAGAAAAAATTGTTCGTCATGCTAAAACTTCAGTCCTGGTTGTAAAATAA
- a CDS encoding tripartite tricarboxylate transporter TctB family protein: protein MKKYDKILGTLLIIFAGALYFYSGTFPVREGRPRVLNAGFYPQLLAIILAVLALALIIAAFIKDYKGKDDVEIWKNTSSLKLFLKTLAMLIIYPYLLTYLGFATATLIFIFIMIYNLFSKEERNIKKLGFISLIITIVIYLVFNEFINIPFPTGGLLI, encoded by the coding sequence ATGAAGAAATACGATAAAATACTTGGCACTCTACTTATTATTTTTGCGGGAGCATTATATTTTTATTCTGGAACTTTTCCGGTTAGAGAAGGAAGACCACGGGTTTTAAATGCAGGTTTTTATCCTCAACTTTTAGCAATAATATTAGCTGTACTTGCATTAGCTTTGATAATTGCTGCTTTTATTAAAGATTATAAGGGTAAAGATGATGTAGAAATTTGGAAAAATACTTCATCACTAAAGTTGTTTTTAAAAACATTAGCAATGCTAATCATTTATCCATATCTACTAACTTATTTAGGCTTTGCAACAGCTACATTAATTTTTATATTTATTATGATTTATAACCTTTTTTCAAAGGAAGAAAGAAATATTAAGAAACTAGGATTTATTTCTTTAATTATTACAATTGTGATTTATTTAGTTTTTAATGAATTTATAAACATACCATTTCCAACAGGTGGACTACTAATTTAA
- a CDS encoding tripartite tricarboxylate transporter permease — translation MDIYLEGLKFFTNPMMFMFSGFGVLIGIIFGSLPGLTATMTIAVFISFTFGIDATLSFAFLLGLYTGAVYGGSVAAILINIPGTPNAIATGLDGYPLCQKGRAGEAIGIATVSSAIGGILSVFVLAIAAPMVASVALKFSAQEYVGITLIGLSIIAIISTGSMLKGLIGGLLGLVIGVIGMDPITNFPRFLFGQAELIEGVSSIPVMIGLYGISEMLMQISEEEHGIVIDQAVKDIIPSFSDIKRLLPTITRSSIIGVIIGAVPAAGGSIAALVAYGQEKRFSKNPELLGTGVIDGIAAPEAANNASTGGALMPMLTLGIPGDPMTAVLMGGLIMQGLRPGPLLFKQQMPFVSSIFLSLLLSVIFMLVFGLFGAKYFARLITVKKQYLIPSIMVFCLVGSYAINNSTFDIWILLISGLIGFFLRKVGFSPAPIVLGLILGPIFEDNLRRSLILADGQWSTFLTRPISLFFLILTLILLFGPFIWNLIKGDKSTDII, via the coding sequence ATGGATATATATTTAGAGGGACTTAAATTCTTTACAAATCCAATGATGTTTATGTTTTCCGGATTTGGAGTTTTGATAGGAATAATCTTTGGCTCCTTACCTGGTTTAACTGCAACAATGACTATAGCTGTTTTTATTTCTTTTACTTTTGGTATTGATGCTACTTTATCATTTGCTTTTTTATTAGGTTTATATACAGGAGCGGTTTATGGAGGTTCGGTAGCTGCTATCTTGATTAATATACCAGGAACTCCAAATGCTATAGCAACTGGTTTAGATGGTTATCCTCTCTGTCAAAAAGGTAGAGCAGGTGAAGCCATAGGTATTGCTACAGTTTCTTCTGCAATTGGTGGTATTTTAAGTGTTTTTGTCTTAGCAATTGCAGCCCCGATGGTAGCAAGTGTGGCACTGAAATTTAGTGCTCAAGAGTATGTAGGGATTACTCTGATTGGTTTGAGTATCATTGCAATTATTTCAACTGGATCAATGTTAAAAGGATTGATTGGGGGGTTACTTGGGTTAGTTATTGGTGTTATAGGTATGGATCCGATTACTAATTTTCCGAGATTTTTATTTGGGCAAGCAGAATTAATCGAAGGAGTTAGCTCGATACCTGTGATGATTGGTCTTTATGGAATTTCTGAAATGTTAATGCAGATTTCTGAAGAAGAACATGGAATAGTAATTGATCAGGCTGTAAAAGATATTATTCCTTCATTTTCTGATATTAAAAGATTACTGCCTACCATAACTAGATCTTCAATTATCGGAGTTATTATTGGTGCAGTTCCAGCAGCTGGTGGTTCGATTGCAGCTTTAGTAGCCTATGGACAGGAAAAAAGATTTTCCAAAAATCCGGAGTTATTAGGCACAGGTGTCATTGACGGTATTGCAGCACCGGAAGCTGCTAATAATGCTAGTACTGGTGGAGCTTTAATGCCGATGTTGACACTTGGTATACCAGGAGATCCGATGACTGCAGTCTTAATGGGTGGCTTAATTATGCAGGGTCTAAGGCCCGGACCACTTCTTTTTAAGCAGCAGATGCCTTTTGTTTCGTCAATATTTTTAAGTTTATTACTTTCAGTAATTTTTATGCTTGTATTTGGATTATTCGGTGCTAAATATTTTGCTAGATTAATTACTGTAAAAAAACAATATTTAATACCTTCAATCATGGTTTTTTGTCTTGTTGGTTCTTATGCAATTAATAATTCAACATTTGATATCTGGATCTTATTAATTAGTGGTTTAATTGGTTTTTTCCTAAGAAAAGTTGGCTTTTCTCCAGCACCTATAGTTTTAGGTTTGATTTTAGGTCCTATTTTTGAAGATAACTTAAGAAGGTCATTAATTTTAGCTGATGGACAGTGGTCAACATTTTTAACTCGTCCAATTAGTTTATTCTTTCTTATTTTGACTCTGATTTTATTATTCGGACCATTTATCTGGAATTTAATTAAAGGAGATAAATCAACAGATATTATTTAA
- a CDS encoding tagaturonate epimerase family protein, which translates to MSWKDFAEELVGTSKDAVKKVAEYAEDYRIYPRSIIKKEKSFYFLAKIDQKKKLVILNKSKNFDIFQGKTEKLAGFKAKIAPLSHYNAEIIREVFPFTAPSKIGNQTASIGLGDRLGIATPGHIEAVKKSNAMPVFAQQSVKELKLTGRSFKSVLDDVSWAVFQEGYQNGFGADADRLKEKPEIKEALDLGYTMLTLDCTDYINDNFDQTAESDIESAYAEVPDYLRDGLESKYLNKTFVLNSGYQLEYNKVNFKKIVLSYYQILDFVKEIQHLIKRSARDVDLEISIADSLNSTSPEAHFFVANEFKRNNIEVNSLALNFVGEFQKGIDYIGDLEKFEKDFEIHADIADRFGYKLSIHSGSDKFSIFPIIGRQTEGRAHIKTAGTNWLEAIRVVAENDPSLYREIHSYALKKFEEAKEFYQVNTDLSKVPELAVMSDQELGELLEIDAVRQLLHITYGFILQDKKDGRYIFRDRLYKLLDEYDKDYRSGLERHIGRHLNKLGFYKN; encoded by the coding sequence ATGTCCTGGAAAGATTTTGCCGAAGAATTAGTTGGAACTTCTAAAGATGCCGTTAAAAAAGTGGCTGAATATGCAGAAGATTATAGAATTTATCCTCGTTCAATTATTAAAAAAGAAAAATCATTTTACTTTTTAGCAAAAATTGATCAGAAAAAGAAACTGGTGATTTTAAATAAGAGTAAAAACTTTGATATTTTTCAAGGGAAAACGGAAAAACTTGCAGGATTTAAGGCTAAAATTGCTCCTTTAAGCCACTATAATGCAGAAATAATAAGAGAGGTTTTCCCTTTTACTGCACCATCAAAAATTGGAAACCAGACAGCAAGTATTGGTTTGGGAGATAGATTGGGGATTGCAACTCCAGGCCATATTGAAGCTGTCAAAAAAAGTAATGCTATGCCTGTATTTGCTCAACAGTCAGTTAAAGAACTTAAGTTAACTGGTAGAAGTTTTAAATCAGTCTTAGATGATGTTAGTTGGGCTGTTTTTCAGGAAGGTTATCAAAATGGCTTTGGTGCAGATGCTGACCGTTTAAAAGAAAAACCAGAGATTAAAGAAGCCTTAGATCTAGGTTATACTATGCTTACTTTAGATTGTACAGATTATATAAATGATAATTTTGATCAGACAGCTGAATCAGACATTGAAAGTGCTTATGCAGAAGTACCAGATTATTTGAGAGATGGTTTAGAAAGTAAATATTTAAATAAAACATTTGTCCTTAATTCTGGCTATCAGCTCGAATATAATAAGGTTAATTTCAAAAAAATAGTTTTAAGTTATTATCAAATCTTAGATTTTGTAAAAGAGATACAGCATCTTATTAAAAGATCGGCTCGTGATGTAGATTTGGAAATCTCAATTGCTGATAGCTTAAATTCTACTTCACCTGAAGCTCACTTCTTTGTAGCCAATGAATTTAAAAGAAATAATATTGAAGTTAATTCGCTGGCCTTAAATTTTGTAGGTGAATTTCAAAAAGGTATAGATTATATTGGTGATTTAGAGAAATTTGAAAAAGATTTTGAGATTCATGCTGATATAGCAGATCGCTTTGGTTATAAATTAAGTATTCATTCTGGCAGTGATAAATTTAGTATTTTCCCAATTATTGGCCGTCAGACTGAGGGTAGAGCTCATATTAAAACAGCTGGCACTAATTGGCTGGAAGCGATAAGAGTAGTGGCTGAAAATGACCCATCTTTATACAGAGAGATCCATTCTTATGCGTTGAAAAAATTTGAAGAAGCTAAAGAGTTTTACCAAGTAAATACTGACCTGTCTAAAGTTCCAGAGCTAGCTGTGATGAGTGATCAGGAGCTGGGAGAATTATTAGAGATTGATGCAGTTAGACAGCTGCTGCATATAACTTATGGTTTTATACTTCAGGACAAAAAAGATGGAAGATATATTTTTAGAGATAGATTATATAAATTGCTGGATGAATATGATAAAGATTATCGCAGTGGTCTGGAAAGACATATAGGCAGACATTTAAATAAACTAGGATTTTATAAAAATTAA
- a CDS encoding aldose 1-epimerase family protein codes for MISKLENEEIMLKVDSLGAEMKKLILKKDNKNYLWHGDSKYWGRTAPVLFPIVGRLKDDSYIYNNQEYKMTQHGFARDNEFKLVEKTDNSITYALEANSETLNKYPFEFRLEIKYTLNENLIRVGYKIFNQDQKKMYFSIGAHPAFYWPLNEDEKKEDYYLEFEKKEKIAKYLLEAGLLNNQTEPILDNQKILELTPDIFKNDALVFKNLKSEQITLKSSKSERKIRIKFKKFPYLGIWSQSAEAPFICIEPWHGIADSVDSSGKIIEKEGIKDLKAGDHFDSSYTIIID; via the coding sequence ATGATTTCTAAACTAGAAAATGAAGAAATTATGCTTAAAGTTGATAGTCTGGGAGCAGAGATGAAAAAATTAATTTTAAAAAAAGATAATAAAAATTATTTATGGCATGGAGATTCAAAATATTGGGGAAGAACTGCGCCAGTTTTATTTCCGATTGTTGGTCGTCTCAAAGATGACAGCTATATTTATAATAATCAGGAATATAAAATGACACAACATGGTTTTGCCAGAGATAATGAGTTTAAACTGGTAGAAAAGACCGATAATTCTATAACCTATGCTTTAGAAGCAAATTCAGAGACATTAAACAAATATCCTTTTGAATTTCGGCTAGAAATCAAATATACCTTGAATGAAAATTTAATTAGAGTTGGGTATAAGATTTTTAATCAAGATCAAAAGAAGATGTATTTTTCTATAGGAGCCCATCCAGCTTTTTATTGGCCGCTTAATGAAGATGAGAAAAAAGAGGATTATTATTTGGAATTCGAAAAAAAAGAAAAGATTGCAAAATATCTGCTGGAAGCGGGTCTCTTAAATAATCAAACAGAGCCAATTTTAGACAACCAAAAAATACTGGAATTAACACCAGATATTTTCAAGAATGATGCTTTAGTCTTTAAAAATTTAAAATCCGAACAAATCACTTTAAAAAGCAGTAAATCCGAAAGAAAAATTAGAATTAAATTTAAAAAATTTCCTTATTTAGGAATCTGGTCACAATCAGCTGAGGCACCTTTTATTTGTATTGAACCTTGGCATGGAATTGCAGATTCAGTTGACAGCAGTGGTAAAATAATAGAAAAAGAAGGCATTAAAGATTTAAAAGCTGGAGATCATTTTGACTCAAGTTATACTATTATAATAGATTAG